The Paenibacillus sp. BIC5C1 DNA segment ATTCAAGGTTCCCGAGTGGTACCAGAACGCCAAATTCGGTATTTTCATTCACTGGGGGCTGTATTCTATTCCGGCTTATGATAGTGAATGGTATTCACGAAATATGTATATTGAGGGCTCCAAAGCTTATGAACATCACCTTAGCGTTTATGGTCATCCGAAGGATTTTGGTTATAAAGATTTTATTCCGATGTTCCGTGCAGAGAAGTTTAACGCAGATGAATGGGCTGTGCTTTTTAAAAAGGCGGGGGCCCGATATGTGATGCCAGTAGCCGAACACCATGATGGTTTTCAAATGTACAAAAGCTCCATCTCCCACTATAACACACTTGAAATGGGACCCAAACGTGATCTGCTGGGTGAGATGAAGGACGCGTATGAGAAGCAGGGACTTACATTCTGTGTCTCGTCACACCGTGCGGAACATTGGTTTTTCATGTCTCATGGAAAAAGCTTCGATTCAGATGTCAAGGAGCCGCTCAGACGTGGTGATTTCTACTGGCCAGCCATGCCGGAACCGGATCATCATGACTTATACGGCTCACCTCCAACGGATGAATATTTGGAAGATTGGCTGATTCGTTGTTGTGAACTGGTGGATCAATACCAGCCGGGTGTTTTTTATTTTGACTGGTGGATCCAGACGGCAGCGTTCAAACCTTACTTGAAAAAATTCAGCGCCTACTATTATAACAAAGGTGAAGAGTGGGGCATTCCGGTAGCGATTAACTATAAGCATGATGCCTTTATGCTCGGTTGTGCCGTACCGGATGTGGAGCGTGGACAATTCGCCGATCTGAAACCGTATTTCTGGCAAACGGATACGGCTGTCGCCAAAAATTCCTGGTGTTATACAGAAAACAACAACTATAAAACAGCAGATGAGATCATCAGGGACCTTGTTGATATTGTGAGCAAAAATGGCAGCCTGCTGCTGAATATTGGACCAAAAGCAGATGGCAGTATTCCAGATGAAGACAGAGATATTTTGCTCGCTATAGGACAATGGCTGGAAGTGAATGGCGAGGCGATCTATGACACGACGTTCTGGCGGACGTATGGGGAAGGGCCGACCGAGGTGAAGGAAGGACAGTTTACAGATGGCGAAACCAAGATCTTTACAAGTGAGGACATCCGTTTCACCGTAAAAGAAAGCTGCCTCTATGCCACGGTTATGGCCTACCCGGAGAATGGGATCGTTCATATTCGTTCGCTGAAGGAAAACTCTCATCATTTCCATGGACTGATCAGGGACATTCAGATATTGGGCTTTGACGAAGAACCGGAATGGAGCAGAACTGAAGAGTCCTTGGCGATAACGACAAGAAACGTTCAAAGCAGCTCACCCATCGTATTTAAATTAGAACTGGATTAAGAGAAAAGGACAAAGGGCTATAACCAACAGGAACATGTACTGGTTATAGTCCTATTCTTTGTGCGAATCTGCAATGGACTACACTCGTTTGCGGGTTGAAAAAGATCGAGGGAGCGTTCTTCGTTTTTTGGACAAACGATGTAACTTCGCCAAACGCTGCCGCTTCAATAAGCGTTGGCGCAGATGGCGAGGCCGTCTTTTTTCTACTGTTTTGAGAGGTGATGTCATTTGTATTTGTGGTAGTTCGCATGATTCTTCCGTGGTATCCAGCACGGCTCTGTAGTTTATTGGCACAATGCCCAGCGCCTGTATCGTTCGGGGAACATCCTGATTGACAAACACGGCAAGCTCATGCTCGCGGATGTCCAGCCAGTTGGAAATTTCACGCAGAGCATCATCGACATATCCCGGATGACATACAATCTCCGTAATGCCATCTGGGAGCGTAGATAAATGTTGAAGTAATCGTTGCAAACCCTCATGATCTCCATAAGTATCCAACAGAATCGTATCCGTCATCCGAGGGGATGGCAGATCAGGGCTTGCATGCCGGACCTGAGATCGCCGAAGCGGGATGTTTTCCCGGACAGCTTTCTCGGCCATGATTTTGAATATGATGGGATCGTTTTGATGCAGCAGCTGATGGGAGTCGAGATGTGTAGGAGGAAGTAACGCTTGAGCCAAAACATTCCATTGAGCATCGAGTTCTATAGCAATATCAGCGAATTCTCGTATTAATCCGCACTGGCCTTGATGAAAAGCACCGTCAGGCTTCACCAAAGAAGGCACAAGAGCCGGATCGGACACAGGTCTCCCGTATGTCAGGTTGAAATGCAAACCGACTCCGAGGTCTGGCAGCGACCGGGCTAAACTCAATGCATGATCAAGGCCCGGCATATTTACCATCATTGAAGTGCTCGTAATTCCACCAGCGCGATACGCTTGAATAATTCCCTGACTAACGCCGGGCGACAGTCCGAAATCATCCGCATTAATGATCACTTGCCTGCTCATGCCTTTATCTCCTTCCTTATTTTGAGAACGAATCATTCGCCATGTCCCCAATATATTAAAGGTCACAAGGTATGGACCGTTCATTCGCACAGGCCAGATAAAATACTTGGAATGCTGCCTTGTCCATG contains these protein-coding regions:
- a CDS encoding alpha-L-fucosidase, whose product is MDKNEYLQQIEETIAEGKYKDNWNSLSAFKVPEWYQNAKFGIFIHWGLYSIPAYDSEWYSRNMYIEGSKAYEHHLSVYGHPKDFGYKDFIPMFRAEKFNADEWAVLFKKAGARYVMPVAEHHDGFQMYKSSISHYNTLEMGPKRDLLGEMKDAYEKQGLTFCVSSHRAEHWFFMSHGKSFDSDVKEPLRRGDFYWPAMPEPDHHDLYGSPPTDEYLEDWLIRCCELVDQYQPGVFYFDWWIQTAAFKPYLKKFSAYYYNKGEEWGIPVAINYKHDAFMLGCAVPDVERGQFADLKPYFWQTDTAVAKNSWCYTENNNYKTADEIIRDLVDIVSKNGSLLLNIGPKADGSIPDEDRDILLAIGQWLEVNGEAIYDTTFWRTYGEGPTEVKEGQFTDGETKIFTSEDIRFTVKESCLYATVMAYPENGIVHIRSLKENSHHFHGLIRDIQILGFDEEPEWSRTEESLAITTRNVQSSSPIVFKLELD
- a CDS encoding carbohydrate deacetylase, which translates into the protein MSRQVIINADDFGLSPGVSQGIIQAYRAGGITSTSMMVNMPGLDHALSLARSLPDLGVGLHFNLTYGRPVSDPALVPSLVKPDGAFHQGQCGLIREFADIAIELDAQWNVLAQALLPPTHLDSHQLLHQNDPIIFKIMAEKAVRENIPLRRSQVRHASPDLPSPRMTDTILLDTYGDHEGLQRLLQHLSTLPDGITEIVCHPGYVDDALREISNWLDIREHELAVFVNQDVPRTIQALGIVPINYRAVLDTTEESCELPQIQMTSPLKTVEKRRPRHLRQRLLKRQRLAKLHRLSKKRRTLPRSFSTRKRV